Proteins from a single region of Trichoplusia ni isolate ovarian cell line Hi5 chromosome 3, tn1, whole genome shotgun sequence:
- the LOC113491732 gene encoding inositol hexakisphosphate and diphosphoinositol-pentakisphosphate kinase isoform X2, with translation MYVMSYTELEHGYQGLRQATQPQFYVGDDGNLVPIRSSGELDLCESLDPHCDGGGKKVVVGVCAMAKKSQSKPMKEILTRLDEFEYIKMLVFPEEVILKKPVEEWPICDCLISFHSKGFPLDKAIQYEKLRKPYVINNLHMQYDIQDRRKVYAILEGEGIEIPRYAVLDRDSPDPKHHELVESEDHVEVNGVVFNKPFVEKPVSAEDHNIYIYYPTSAGGGSQRLFRKIGSRSSIYSPESRVRKTGSFIYEDFMPTDGTDVKVYTVGPDYAHAEARKSPALDGKVERDSEGKEIRYPVILSNQEKLISRKVCLAFKQTVCGFDLLRANGKSFVCDVNGFSFVKNSNKYYDDCAKILGNMILRELAPTLHIPWSVPFQLDDPPIVPTTFGKMMELRCVVAVIRHGDRTPKQKMKVEVRHQRFFEIFEKYDGFKRGHVKLKKPKQLQEILDIARALLSDIQTRHADPEIEEKQGKLEQLKSVLEMYGHFSGINRKVQMKYQPRGRPRGSSSDDGNAPPAHGGGGEPSLVLILKWGGELTPAGRIQAEELGRMFRCMYPGGQGRHIPGEGGTQGLGLLRLHSTFRHDLKIYASDEGRVQMTAAAFAKGLLALEGELTPILVQMVKSANTNGLLDNDCDSSKVQNMAKARLHEAMQVDREFTDEDRLRINPCESVSINTAMDFVKNPVRCCAHVHTLIQQLVHIVLTKKDDPKTKDTILYHGETWELMGRRWGKIEKDFCTKNKTYDISKIPDIYDCIKYDLQHNQHTLQFDLAEELYIYAKYLADIVIPQEYGLTMQEKLTIGQGICTPLLKKIRADLQRNIEESGEETVNRLNPRYSHGVSSPGRHVRTRLYFTSESHVHSLLTVLRFGGLLDVLKDEQWRRAMEYVSTVSELNYMSQIVVMLYEDPTKDPYSEERFHVELHFSPGVNCCVQKNLPPGPGFRPHSRNHSTTNNSQSSSDEVKCIEEEGEDDNMASQETLQPDIEEMDNTFSPKKLSKSKIRPSDPIPICEHYSSLHYTVSGHEASSLAARLTAELRARSHADPPGDLAQGDEKEPKDVEEAPPRARSYDQHKQSHDNEAGAGAARYQSLQAVHDTGRRQRHSIAGQMSYLKMLGLGARGKLSAAGLFSTAVISGSSSAPNLRVMIPTAASSNAAVEGFGGVPAIRPLETLHNALSLRQLDAFLERVTAAPVLLGTPPAPPHKQPSPTNSVGWSGPSSLMSSSGELPSGLSSAGPSSPNSNYASNSEHKTNSTESSNWSKNVPSKLPQWEGEAATLCALDSSLHPFMPHSNVAGSSISGDVTPVSIASELEFNSNEATAGSITDHDLLSAEGEDDEETLSVDPCGSPVKMIKNDLSPQTFSGLASLRLDSQPSTSKCSTEFFGLSLQQTKECFYKDMPSSSKNFNLDNELKQKCSKENTPYVSNIDSLNLQSKDGKAKIKKNEILNNGSRRYSDSSAQKSNVSSQAPVSGSRFKTTLVTDDLLRPSTSSTLDSASKNNSSNEPSLPSVTKAKSTTVKPGFTIAET, from the exons atgtatgtaatgtCATACACTGAGCTCGAACATGGCTATCAAGGGTTGCGGCAAGCTACTCAGCCCCAATTTTACGTCGGAGATGACGGAAATCTTGTACCGATAAGATCATca GGTGAGTTGGATCTGTGTGAGTCTTTGGACCCACACTGCGATGGCGGGGGCAAGAAAGTGGTGGTCGGCGTCTGCGCCATGGCCAAGAAGTCGCAGTCGAAGCCTATGAAGGAGATCCTCACACGTCTCGACGAGTTCGAGTACATCAAGATGCTAGTCTTCCCAGAGGAGGTTATCTTAAAG aaacCTGTTGAAGAATGGCCTATCTGTGACTGTCTAATATCTTTCCATTCGAAGGGCTTCCCTTTAGACAAGGCCATACAGTACGAGAAATTACGGAAGCCCTACGTTATAAACAATCTTCATATGCAGTATGATATTCAG GATCGTAGAAAAGTATACGCGATATTAGAGGGTGAGGGTATTGAAATACCGAGATATGCAGTATTAGATAGAGATTCACCGGATCCGAAAC ATCACGAGCTCGTGGAGTCCGAGGACCACGTGGAGGTGAATGGTGTAGTGTTCAACAAGCCTTTTGTCGAGAAGCCGGTGTCTGCTGAAGaccataatatttatatttactaccCTACGTCTGCGGGCGGCGGCAGTCAGCGACTGTTTAGAAAG ATTGGAAGTCGCAGTAGTATATATTCGCCAGAATCAAGAGTGCGGAAAACAGGGtcatttatttatgaagatttTATGCCAACTGATG GTACTGATGTCAAAGTTTACACAGTCGGCCCAGATTACGCGCACGCAGAGGCCCGCAAGTCCCCGGCGTTAGATGGTAAGGTTGAGCGGGACTCTGAAGGCAAGGAAATCAGATATCCGGTGATATTATCCAACCAAGAGAAGCTTATATCAAGAAAAGTTTGTCTAGCTTTCAAGCAGACTGTCTGCGGCTTTGATTTACTCAG GGCAAACGGCAAATCATTTGTTTGCGACGTGAAcggtttttcttttgtgaagAACTCGAATAAGTACTACGATGATTGTGCCAAGATTCTGGGTAATATGATATTGCGTGAGTTGGCGCCGACGTTGCACATCCCGTGGTCGGTGCCGTTCCAGCTGGACGACCCGCCCATCGTGCCCACCACCTTCGGCAAGATGATGGAGCTGCGCTGCGTCGTGGCCGTCATCAGGCACGGCGACCGCACGCCCAAGCAGAAGATGAAGGTCGAGGTGCGACATCAGAG ATTCTTTGAGATCTTTGAGAAATATGACGGCTTCAAGCGAGGTCATGTAAAGCTAAAGAAACCCAAGCAGCTGCAGGAAATACTGGATATAGCGCGCGCGTTACTGTCTGACATACAGACACGACACGCTGACCCGGAGATAGAAGAGAAACAGGGGAAACTGGAACAGTTAAAGAGCGTTCTGGAAAT GTACGGCCACTTCTCTGGCATCAACCGCAAGGTGCAGATGAAGTACCAGCCCCGCGGCCGGCCGCGCGGCTCCAGCTCCGACGACGGTAACGCGCCGCCCGCACACG gcggcggcggcgagcccTCTCTGGTGTTGATCCTGAAGTGGGGCGGCGAGCTGACGCCGGCCGGACGGATACAGGCCGAGGAGCTCGGGCGCATGTTCCGCTGCATGTACCCCGGCGGCCAGGGCCGACACATACCCG GTGAAGGCGGCACCCAAGGCCTGGGCCTGCTGCGCCTGCACTCCACATTCCGCCACGACCTGAAGATCTACGCGTCGGACGAGGGCCGCGTGCAGATGACGGCCGCTGCCTTCGCCAAGGGGCTGCTGGCGCTCGAGGGCGAGCTCACGCCCATACTCGTGCAGATGGTCAAGTCTGCCAATACTAATGGATTGCTAGATAATGACTGCGATTCCTCTAAAGTACAGAATAT GGCGAAGGCTCGCCTCCACGAGGCGATGCAGGTGGACCGCGAGTTCACGGACGAGGACCGGCTGCGCATCAACCCGTGCGAGTCCGTGAGCATCAACACCGCCATGGACTTCGTCAAGAACCCCGTGCGCTGCTGCGCGCATGTGCACACGCTCATACAGCAGCTCGTACACATCGTGCTCACCAAGAAGGACGACCCCAAGACGAAAG ACACAATTCTCTACCACGGCGAGACATGGGAGCTAATGGGGCGCCGATGGGGCAAGATCGAGAAGGATTTCTGCACAAAGAACAAGACGTACGATATATCCAAGATCCCTGATATTTACGACTGCATCAAGTACGACCTGCAACACAACCAGCACACGCTGCAGTTTGACTTGGCTGAGGAGCTTTATATCTATGCCAAGTACCTGGCTGATATAGTTATACCTCAG GAATACGGCCTTACAATGCAAGAGAAATTAACAATAGGCCAAGGTATATGCACTCCGCTACTGAAGAAGATCAGGGCTGATTTACAGAGAAACATTGAGGAATCTGGAGAAGAAACAGTCAACAGGCTAAATCCGAG GTACAGTCACGGCGTGTCGTCGCCGGGCCGCCACGTGCGCACGCGCCTGTACTTCACGAGCGAGAGCCACGTGCACTCGCTGCTCACCGTACTGCGCTTCGGGGGACTGCTCGAT GTATTGAAAGACGAACAATGGCGCCGAGCAATGGAGTACGTGTCAACTGTTTCCGAGCTGAACTACATGTCGCAGATAGTCGTCATGCTGTATGAAGATCCCACCAAAGATCCGTATTCAGAGGAGAG GTTCCACGTGGAGCTACACTTCAGCCCCGGCGTGAACTGCTGCGTGCAGAAGAACCTCCCGCCCGGGCCCGGCTTCCGGCCGCACAGCAGGAACCACTCCACTACTAACAACTCG CAAAGTTCGTCAGACGAAGTGAAATGCATTGAGGAGGAGGGCGAAGATGATAATATGGCGAGTCAAGAAACATTACAACCG GATATCGAAGAAATGGACAACACATTCTCACCGAAGAAATTGTCTAAATCAAAAATTCGTCCTTCGGATCCGATACCGATTTG CGAGCACTACAGCAGCCTGCACTACACGGTGAGCGGGCACGAGGCGTCGTCGCTGGCGGCGCGCCTCACGGCCGAGCTGCGCGCGCGCTCGCACGCCGACCCGCCCGGGGACCTGGCGCAG GGGGATGAGAAAGAGCCTAAAGACGTAGAAGAAGCGCCGCCCCGCGCGCGCTCGTACGACCAGCACAAGCAGAGCCACGACAATG aggcgggcgcgggcgcggcgcgctaCCAGAGCCTGCAGGCCGTGCACGACACAG GGCGGCGCCAGCGGCACAGCATCGCCGGCCAGATGAGCTACCTGAAGATGCTGGGGCTGGGCGCGCGCGGCAAGCTGTCGGCCGCCGGCCTGTTCAGCACGGCCGTGATCTCCGGCTCCAGCTCGGCGCCCAACCTGCGCGTCATGATCCCCACGGCCGCGTCCAGCAACG CGGCGGTGGAGGGCTTCGGCGGCGTGCCGGCCATCCGGCCGCTGGAGACGCTGCACAACGCGCTGTCGCTGCGCCAGCTGGACGCCTTCCTGGAGCGGGTCACCGCCGCGCCCGTGTTGCTGGgcacgccgcccgcgccgccgcacaAGCAGCCCTCGCCCACCAACA GTGTAGGCTGGAGCGGCCCGTCCTCGCTGATGTCCTCGTCGGGTGAGCTGCCCAGCGGCCTGTCCTCTGCGGGGCCCTCCTCGCCCAACTCCAACTACGCTTCCAACTCGGAACATAAGACTAACTCCACAGAAAG TAGCAATTGGAGTAAAAATGTGCCGAGCAAGCTCCCTCAGTGGGAGGGCGAGGCGGCGACGTTGTGCGCGTTGGACTCGAGCCTGCACCCATTCATGCCGCACTCCAACGTAGCAG GTTCGTCTATTAGTGGGGACGTGACCCCGGTGTCGATAGCTTCGGAGTTGGAGTTCAACAGCAACGAGGCTACGGCCGGATCTATCACTGACCATGACCTATTG AGTGCAGAAGGTGAAGATGACGAAGAAACATTGTCAGTGGACCCTTGCGGCTCACCAGTGAAGATGATCAAAAACGATCTGAGTCCACAGACATTCTCAGGACTCGCCTCACTAAGACTGGACAGTCAGCCGTCCACTAGCAAATGTTCCACGGAATTCTTTGGTCTCAGTCTACAACAGACTAAAGAATGTTTCTACAAGGATATGCCGTCGAGTAGCAAGAACTTTAACTTAGATAATGAATTGAAACAGAAGTGCTCCAAGGAAAATACGCCATATGTCTCCAATATAGACTCTTTGAATTTGCAAAGCAAAGATGGCAAAGCTAAAATTAAGAAGaatgaaattcttaataatgGAAGCAGGCGATACAGTGACAGTAGTGCACAAAAAAGTAACGTTAGCTCCCAAGCGCCTGTGTCGGGCAGTAGGTTCAAAACCACGCTGGTGACTGATGACCTGCTCAGGCCCAGCACCTCCAGTACGCTGGACAGTGCGAGTAAAAACAATTCGTCTAACGAACCAAGCCTGCCGTCGGTGACGAAAGCTAAGAGCACCACCGTAAAACCCGGCTTCACAATAGCAGAGACTTAG
- the LOC113491732 gene encoding inositol hexakisphosphate and diphosphoinositol-pentakisphosphate kinase isoform X5, whose protein sequence is MYVMSYTELEHGYQGLRQATQPQFYVGDDGNLVPIRSSGELDLCESLDPHCDGGGKKVVVGVCAMAKKSQSKPMKEILTRLDEFEYIKMLVFPEEVILKKPVEEWPICDCLISFHSKGFPLDKAIQYEKLRKPYVINNLHMQYDIQDRRKVYAILEGEGIEIPRYAVLDRDSPDPKHHELVESEDHVEVNGVVFNKPFVEKPVSAEDHNIYIYYPTSAGGGSQRLFRKIGSRSSIYSPESRVRKTGSFIYEDFMPTDGTDVKVYTVGPDYAHAEARKSPALDGKVERDSEGKEIRYPVILSNQEKLISRKVCLAFKQTVCGFDLLRANGKSFVCDVNGFSFVKNSNKYYDDCAKILGNMILRELAPTLHIPWSVPFQLDDPPIVPTTFGKMMELRCVVAVIRHGDRTPKQKMKVEVRHQRFFEIFEKYDGFKRGHVKLKKPKQLQEILDIARALLSDIQTRHADPEIEEKQGKLEQLKSVLEMYGHFSGINRKVQMKYQPRGRPRGSSSDDVGGGGEPSLVLILKWGGELTPAGRIQAEELGRMFRCMYPGGQGRHIPGEGGTQGLGLLRLHSTFRHDLKIYASDEGRVQMTAAAFAKGLLALEGELTPILVQMVKSANTNGLLDNDCDSSKVQNMAKARLHEAMQVDREFTDEDRLRINPCESVSINTAMDFVKNPVRCCAHVHTLIQQLVHIVLTKKDDPKTKDTILYHGETWELMGRRWGKIEKDFCTKNKTYDISKIPDIYDCIKYDLQHNQHTLQFDLAEELYIYAKYLADIVIPQEYGLTMQEKLTIGQGICTPLLKKIRADLQRNIEESGEETVNRLNPRYSHGVSSPGRHVRTRLYFTSESHVHSLLTVLRFGGLLDVLKDEQWRRAMEYVSTVSELNYMSQIVVMLYEDPTKDPYSEERFHVELHFSPGVNCCVQKNLPPGPGFRPHSRNHSTTNNSQSSSDEVKCIEEEGEDDNMASQETLQPDIEEMDNTFSPKKLSKSKIRPSDPIPICEHYSSLHYTVSGHEASSLAARLTAELRARSHADPPGDLAQGDEKEPKDVEEAPPRARSYDQHKQSHDNEAGAGAARYQSLQAVHDTGRRQRHSIAGQMSYLKMLGLGARGKLSAAGLFSTAVISGSSSAPNLRVMIPTAASSNAAVEGFGGVPAIRPLETLHNALSLRQLDAFLERVTAAPVLLGTPPAPPHKQPSPTNSVGWSGPSSLMSSSGELPSGLSSAGPSSPNSNYASNSEHKTNSTESSNWSKNVPSKLPQWEGEAATLCALDSSLHPFMPHSNVAGSSISGDVTPVSIASELEFNSNEATAGSITDHDLLSAEGEDDEETLSVDPCGSPVKMIKNDLSPQTFSGLASLRLDSQPSTSKCSTEFFGLSLQQTKECFYKDMPSSSKNFNLDNELKQKCSKENTPYVSNIDSLNLQSKDGKAKIKKNEILNNGSRRYSDSSAQKSNVSSQAPVSGSRFKTTLVTDDLLRPSTSSTLDSASKNNSSNEPSLPSVTKAKSTTVKPGFTIAET, encoded by the exons atgtatgtaatgtCATACACTGAGCTCGAACATGGCTATCAAGGGTTGCGGCAAGCTACTCAGCCCCAATTTTACGTCGGAGATGACGGAAATCTTGTACCGATAAGATCATca GGTGAGTTGGATCTGTGTGAGTCTTTGGACCCACACTGCGATGGCGGGGGCAAGAAAGTGGTGGTCGGCGTCTGCGCCATGGCCAAGAAGTCGCAGTCGAAGCCTATGAAGGAGATCCTCACACGTCTCGACGAGTTCGAGTACATCAAGATGCTAGTCTTCCCAGAGGAGGTTATCTTAAAG aaacCTGTTGAAGAATGGCCTATCTGTGACTGTCTAATATCTTTCCATTCGAAGGGCTTCCCTTTAGACAAGGCCATACAGTACGAGAAATTACGGAAGCCCTACGTTATAAACAATCTTCATATGCAGTATGATATTCAG GATCGTAGAAAAGTATACGCGATATTAGAGGGTGAGGGTATTGAAATACCGAGATATGCAGTATTAGATAGAGATTCACCGGATCCGAAAC ATCACGAGCTCGTGGAGTCCGAGGACCACGTGGAGGTGAATGGTGTAGTGTTCAACAAGCCTTTTGTCGAGAAGCCGGTGTCTGCTGAAGaccataatatttatatttactaccCTACGTCTGCGGGCGGCGGCAGTCAGCGACTGTTTAGAAAG ATTGGAAGTCGCAGTAGTATATATTCGCCAGAATCAAGAGTGCGGAAAACAGGGtcatttatttatgaagatttTATGCCAACTGATG GTACTGATGTCAAAGTTTACACAGTCGGCCCAGATTACGCGCACGCAGAGGCCCGCAAGTCCCCGGCGTTAGATGGTAAGGTTGAGCGGGACTCTGAAGGCAAGGAAATCAGATATCCGGTGATATTATCCAACCAAGAGAAGCTTATATCAAGAAAAGTTTGTCTAGCTTTCAAGCAGACTGTCTGCGGCTTTGATTTACTCAG GGCAAACGGCAAATCATTTGTTTGCGACGTGAAcggtttttcttttgtgaagAACTCGAATAAGTACTACGATGATTGTGCCAAGATTCTGGGTAATATGATATTGCGTGAGTTGGCGCCGACGTTGCACATCCCGTGGTCGGTGCCGTTCCAGCTGGACGACCCGCCCATCGTGCCCACCACCTTCGGCAAGATGATGGAGCTGCGCTGCGTCGTGGCCGTCATCAGGCACGGCGACCGCACGCCCAAGCAGAAGATGAAGGTCGAGGTGCGACATCAGAG ATTCTTTGAGATCTTTGAGAAATATGACGGCTTCAAGCGAGGTCATGTAAAGCTAAAGAAACCCAAGCAGCTGCAGGAAATACTGGATATAGCGCGCGCGTTACTGTCTGACATACAGACACGACACGCTGACCCGGAGATAGAAGAGAAACAGGGGAAACTGGAACAGTTAAAGAGCGTTCTGGAAAT GTACGGCCACTTCTCTGGCATCAACCGCAAGGTGCAGATGAAGTACCAGCCCCGCGGCCGGCCGCGCGGCTCCAGCTCCGACGACG taggcggcggcggcgagcccTCTCTGGTGTTGATCCTGAAGTGGGGCGGCGAGCTGACGCCGGCCGGACGGATACAGGCCGAGGAGCTCGGGCGCATGTTCCGCTGCATGTACCCCGGCGGCCAGGGCCGACACATACCCG GTGAAGGCGGCACCCAAGGCCTGGGCCTGCTGCGCCTGCACTCCACATTCCGCCACGACCTGAAGATCTACGCGTCGGACGAGGGCCGCGTGCAGATGACGGCCGCTGCCTTCGCCAAGGGGCTGCTGGCGCTCGAGGGCGAGCTCACGCCCATACTCGTGCAGATGGTCAAGTCTGCCAATACTAATGGATTGCTAGATAATGACTGCGATTCCTCTAAAGTACAGAATAT GGCGAAGGCTCGCCTCCACGAGGCGATGCAGGTGGACCGCGAGTTCACGGACGAGGACCGGCTGCGCATCAACCCGTGCGAGTCCGTGAGCATCAACACCGCCATGGACTTCGTCAAGAACCCCGTGCGCTGCTGCGCGCATGTGCACACGCTCATACAGCAGCTCGTACACATCGTGCTCACCAAGAAGGACGACCCCAAGACGAAAG ACACAATTCTCTACCACGGCGAGACATGGGAGCTAATGGGGCGCCGATGGGGCAAGATCGAGAAGGATTTCTGCACAAAGAACAAGACGTACGATATATCCAAGATCCCTGATATTTACGACTGCATCAAGTACGACCTGCAACACAACCAGCACACGCTGCAGTTTGACTTGGCTGAGGAGCTTTATATCTATGCCAAGTACCTGGCTGATATAGTTATACCTCAG GAATACGGCCTTACAATGCAAGAGAAATTAACAATAGGCCAAGGTATATGCACTCCGCTACTGAAGAAGATCAGGGCTGATTTACAGAGAAACATTGAGGAATCTGGAGAAGAAACAGTCAACAGGCTAAATCCGAG GTACAGTCACGGCGTGTCGTCGCCGGGCCGCCACGTGCGCACGCGCCTGTACTTCACGAGCGAGAGCCACGTGCACTCGCTGCTCACCGTACTGCGCTTCGGGGGACTGCTCGAT GTATTGAAAGACGAACAATGGCGCCGAGCAATGGAGTACGTGTCAACTGTTTCCGAGCTGAACTACATGTCGCAGATAGTCGTCATGCTGTATGAAGATCCCACCAAAGATCCGTATTCAGAGGAGAG GTTCCACGTGGAGCTACACTTCAGCCCCGGCGTGAACTGCTGCGTGCAGAAGAACCTCCCGCCCGGGCCCGGCTTCCGGCCGCACAGCAGGAACCACTCCACTACTAACAACTCG CAAAGTTCGTCAGACGAAGTGAAATGCATTGAGGAGGAGGGCGAAGATGATAATATGGCGAGTCAAGAAACATTACAACCG GATATCGAAGAAATGGACAACACATTCTCACCGAAGAAATTGTCTAAATCAAAAATTCGTCCTTCGGATCCGATACCGATTTG CGAGCACTACAGCAGCCTGCACTACACGGTGAGCGGGCACGAGGCGTCGTCGCTGGCGGCGCGCCTCACGGCCGAGCTGCGCGCGCGCTCGCACGCCGACCCGCCCGGGGACCTGGCGCAG GGGGATGAGAAAGAGCCTAAAGACGTAGAAGAAGCGCCGCCCCGCGCGCGCTCGTACGACCAGCACAAGCAGAGCCACGACAATG aggcgggcgcgggcgcggcgcgctaCCAGAGCCTGCAGGCCGTGCACGACACAG GGCGGCGCCAGCGGCACAGCATCGCCGGCCAGATGAGCTACCTGAAGATGCTGGGGCTGGGCGCGCGCGGCAAGCTGTCGGCCGCCGGCCTGTTCAGCACGGCCGTGATCTCCGGCTCCAGCTCGGCGCCCAACCTGCGCGTCATGATCCCCACGGCCGCGTCCAGCAACG CGGCGGTGGAGGGCTTCGGCGGCGTGCCGGCCATCCGGCCGCTGGAGACGCTGCACAACGCGCTGTCGCTGCGCCAGCTGGACGCCTTCCTGGAGCGGGTCACCGCCGCGCCCGTGTTGCTGGgcacgccgcccgcgccgccgcacaAGCAGCCCTCGCCCACCAACA GTGTAGGCTGGAGCGGCCCGTCCTCGCTGATGTCCTCGTCGGGTGAGCTGCCCAGCGGCCTGTCCTCTGCGGGGCCCTCCTCGCCCAACTCCAACTACGCTTCCAACTCGGAACATAAGACTAACTCCACAGAAAG TAGCAATTGGAGTAAAAATGTGCCGAGCAAGCTCCCTCAGTGGGAGGGCGAGGCGGCGACGTTGTGCGCGTTGGACTCGAGCCTGCACCCATTCATGCCGCACTCCAACGTAGCAG GTTCGTCTATTAGTGGGGACGTGACCCCGGTGTCGATAGCTTCGGAGTTGGAGTTCAACAGCAACGAGGCTACGGCCGGATCTATCACTGACCATGACCTATTG AGTGCAGAAGGTGAAGATGACGAAGAAACATTGTCAGTGGACCCTTGCGGCTCACCAGTGAAGATGATCAAAAACGATCTGAGTCCACAGACATTCTCAGGACTCGCCTCACTAAGACTGGACAGTCAGCCGTCCACTAGCAAATGTTCCACGGAATTCTTTGGTCTCAGTCTACAACAGACTAAAGAATGTTTCTACAAGGATATGCCGTCGAGTAGCAAGAACTTTAACTTAGATAATGAATTGAAACAGAAGTGCTCCAAGGAAAATACGCCATATGTCTCCAATATAGACTCTTTGAATTTGCAAAGCAAAGATGGCAAAGCTAAAATTAAGAAGaatgaaattcttaataatgGAAGCAGGCGATACAGTGACAGTAGTGCACAAAAAAGTAACGTTAGCTCCCAAGCGCCTGTGTCGGGCAGTAGGTTCAAAACCACGCTGGTGACTGATGACCTGCTCAGGCCCAGCACCTCCAGTACGCTGGACAGTGCGAGTAAAAACAATTCGTCTAACGAACCAAGCCTGCCGTCGGTGACGAAAGCTAAGAGCACCACCGTAAAACCCGGCTTCACAATAGCAGAGACTTAG